One window of Candidatus Omnitrophota bacterium genomic DNA carries:
- the malQ gene encoding 4-alpha-glucanotransferase — MRFPRSSGILLHPTSLPSQFGIGDLGDGASRFVDFLAAAGQKLWQVLPLGPTGYGDSPYQSFSAFAGNPLLISLEKLVQEGFLSAEDLENLPFPEHSVDYGWVIGFKYKKLRIVFENFKKKASQKQREDFDAFRQRNDAWLDDFALFMALKEAFAGKPWTQWEADAAARKPSAMQHWREKIYDEIQARKFWQYLFFQQWASIKQYAGDRGIKIIGDIPIYTAHDSADVWAHPDLYQLDEKGIPAAVAGVPPDYFSETGQLWGNPIYRWDRLRETGYRWWIDRFHAALKLVDIVRLDHFRGFEAYWEVPGGAETAIHGRWVKGPGADFFATLNKALGELPIIAENLGLITKEVENLRLQFDLPGMSILQFAFASGPSNPALPHQYVHNLAAYSGTHDNDTIVGWWNSGGEGDSTRSREEVEKEKHYARLYLGTDGREIHWTIIRALMASTADMAIFPLQDVLGLGAEARMNMPGRPAGNWQWRFTPEMLTEEIHWRLRELTEIYGR, encoded by the coding sequence ATGAGATTTCCAAGATCGAGCGGCATTCTATTGCATCCCACCTCGCTTCCGAGCCAATTCGGCATTGGCGATTTGGGAGACGGCGCCAGCCGTTTCGTGGATTTCCTGGCCGCCGCCGGCCAGAAATTATGGCAAGTGCTTCCCTTGGGGCCGACGGGTTACGGCGACTCGCCTTACCAGAGTTTTTCCGCCTTTGCGGGCAATCCTCTGCTCATTAGTCTGGAAAAATTGGTACAGGAAGGATTTCTTTCCGCCGAAGATCTGGAAAATCTCCCTTTTCCCGAACATAGCGTAGATTACGGCTGGGTCATCGGTTTCAAATACAAAAAACTGCGCATCGTTTTCGAGAATTTTAAGAAGAAAGCTTCCCAAAAACAACGGGAGGATTTCGACGCCTTCCGGCAACGTAATGACGCCTGGCTGGACGATTTCGCCCTTTTCATGGCTCTCAAGGAAGCGTTCGCGGGCAAGCCGTGGACTCAATGGGAAGCCGACGCCGCCGCGCGCAAGCCATCGGCTATGCAGCATTGGCGCGAGAAAATCTACGACGAAATCCAAGCCCGGAAATTCTGGCAATATTTGTTTTTCCAACAATGGGCTTCGATTAAGCAATACGCAGGAGACCGTGGAATCAAAATTATCGGCGACATTCCCATCTACACCGCTCACGACAGCGCCGACGTATGGGCGCATCCCGACTTGTACCAGCTCGACGAGAAGGGCATTCCCGCCGCCGTCGCCGGCGTGCCGCCGGATTATTTCAGCGAAACCGGCCAGTTATGGGGCAATCCCATCTATCGATGGGATCGCTTGCGAGAGACGGGATACCGTTGGTGGATCGACCGCTTTCACGCCGCTTTAAAATTGGTGGATATCGTCCGGCTGGATCATTTTCGTGGTTTCGAAGCCTATTGGGAAGTTCCCGGCGGCGCGGAGACGGCCATCCACGGACGGTGGGTAAAAGGTCCCGGCGCGGATTTCTTCGCAACTTTGAATAAAGCCTTGGGCGAGTTGCCGATCATCGCCGAAAACCTCGGCCTCATTACAAAGGAAGTGGAAAACCTGCGGCTTCAGTTCGATCTTCCGGGCATGTCGATTCTGCAATTCGCCTTTGCTTCCGGCCCCAGCAATCCCGCCCTGCCCCATCAATACGTTCACAATCTCGCCGCTTATTCCGGCACCCACGATAACGATACGATCGTGGGATGGTGGAACAGCGGCGGAGAGGGCGATAGCACGCGCTCGCGCGAGGAAGTAGAGAAAGAAAAGCATTACGCGCGGCTCTATCTCGGCACAGACGGGCGCGAGATTCACTGGACGATCATCCGCGCTCTGATGGCGTCGACGGCGGATATGGCGATATTCCCATTGCAGGACGTTCTCGGCCTCGGCGCCGAAGCGCGGATGAACATGCCGGGACGGCCTGCGGGCAATTGGCAATGGCGGTTTACGCCGGAAATGCTGACGGAAGAAATCCACTGGCGCTTGCGGGAATTGACGGAGATTTATGGGAGATAA